A part of Thermoanaerobaculum aquaticum genomic DNA contains:
- the argF gene encoding ornithine carbamoyltransferase: MFRNPWQRHKDLISIHDLTAEEVEALFQLAENVKARPDRYRSALAGKTLAMIFEKASTRTRVSFEVGMYQLGGLATFLSSRDIQIGRGETIHDTAKVLSRYVDGIMARTFAHETVTELARHATVPVINGLTDLLHPCQALTDYFTVREKFGNTKGLTLAYVGDGNNMCHSLMFGGPKVGMHVRVATPRDYRPKAEIVELAKKDAAAAGTTIEIFDRPEEAVAGAHVVYTDVWASMGQEAEAEKRKRDFAGFQVTPELMALADRKAIFMHCLPCHRGEEVHEAVADGPWSVIFDEAENRLHVQKAILLLLLNR, encoded by the coding sequence ATGTTTCGCAACCCATGGCAGCGTCACAAGGACCTCATTTCCATTCACGATTTGACCGCCGAAGAGGTGGAGGCGCTTTTTCAGCTCGCGGAAAACGTTAAGGCGCGCCCGGACCGCTACCGTTCAGCCCTGGCCGGTAAGACCCTGGCCATGATCTTCGAAAAGGCCTCCACCCGCACCCGGGTTTCCTTTGAAGTGGGCATGTACCAGCTGGGAGGCCTGGCCACGTTCCTCTCCAGCCGCGACATTCAAATTGGCCGCGGGGAAACCATCCACGACACCGCCAAGGTGCTTTCCCGTTACGTGGACGGCATCATGGCCCGCACCTTTGCCCATGAAACCGTAACCGAGTTAGCCCGCCACGCCACGGTGCCGGTGATCAATGGTCTCACCGACCTGCTGCACCCCTGCCAGGCCCTCACCGATTACTTCACGGTGCGGGAGAAGTTCGGCAACACCAAAGGGCTCACCTTGGCTTACGTGGGCGACGGCAACAACATGTGCCACTCCCTGATGTTTGGCGGCCCCAAGGTGGGCATGCACGTGCGGGTGGCCACTCCCAGGGATTACCGGCCCAAGGCGGAAATCGTGGAGCTGGCCAAGAAGGATGCCGCTGCCGCCGGCACCACCATCGAGATCTTTGACCGTCCGGAGGAAGCGGTGGCCGGCGCCCACGTGGTGTACACCGACGTGTGGGCGTCCATGGGCCAGGAGGCGGAAGCGGAAAAGCGCAAGCGGGATTTTGCCGGGTTTCAGGTAACCCCTGAGCTCATGGCGCTGGCGGACAGGAAGGCCATCTTCATGCACTGCTTGCCCTGCCATCGGGGGGAGGAAGTGCACGAAGCGGTGGCTGACGGTCCCTGGTCGGTGAT
- the arcC gene encoding carbamate kinase translates to MSDARKPIAVIAFGGNALLRPQDHGTQEEQFTLAWKATRWLAEIIHRGYELVIVHGNGPQVGNIMIQVEEAITKIPPQTLDVCVAQTEGSIGYMLQNQLRNRLLEEQIAKPVVTVLTEVEVSREDPAFENPSKPVGPYFTAYRANQLMQEQGWLMVEDAGRGWRKVVPSPVPKRILDVEVVKHLVASGAVVIACGGGGIPVYQDVGGYFRGVEAVIDKDYSASLLAQELCADLFIILTQVPQVAENYGRPNQRWLDRLTVSKAKEMLEAHQFPPGSMGPKIRAAVQFVEKTGKEVLITDAEHLKDALARKAGTFLVPDGKED, encoded by the coding sequence GTGAGCGACGCCAGAAAGCCCATAGCGGTGATCGCCTTTGGTGGCAACGCGCTGTTACGGCCGCAAGATCACGGAACCCAGGAAGAGCAGTTCACCTTAGCGTGGAAAGCCACCCGGTGGCTCGCCGAAATCATCCACCGGGGTTACGAGCTGGTGATTGTGCACGGCAACGGCCCACAGGTGGGGAACATCATGATCCAGGTGGAGGAAGCCATCACCAAAATCCCTCCGCAAACGCTGGACGTGTGCGTGGCACAAACCGAGGGCTCCATTGGCTACATGCTGCAAAACCAGCTGCGGAACCGCCTGCTCGAGGAGCAAATTGCCAAGCCGGTGGTGACTGTGCTCACCGAGGTGGAGGTTTCCAGGGAAGATCCGGCTTTTGAAAACCCCTCAAAGCCGGTGGGCCCTTACTTCACCGCCTACCGGGCCAACCAGCTCATGCAGGAGCAGGGGTGGCTTATGGTGGAAGATGCGGGGCGCGGCTGGCGCAAGGTGGTGCCCTCGCCGGTGCCCAAGCGCATCCTGGACGTGGAGGTGGTGAAGCACCTGGTGGCCTCCGGTGCGGTGGTCATTGCCTGTGGTGGCGGAGGCATTCCCGTGTACCAGGACGTGGGCGGCTACTTCCGGGGTGTGGAAGCAGTGATTGACAAGGACTACTCGGCTTCGCTTTTGGCCCAGGAGCTCTGCGCCGATCTCTTCATCATCCTCACGCAGGTGCCGCAGGTGGCGGAAAACTACGGGCGTCCCAACCAGCGCTGGTTGGATCGGCTGACCGTGAGCAAGGCCAAGGAAATGCTGGAGGCGCACCAGTTCCCGCCGGGGTCCATGGGCCCCAAGATCCGCGCCGCCGTGCAGTTTGTGGAAAAAACCGGCAAGGAAGTGCTGATTACCGACGCCGAGCATCTCAAAGATGCTCTGGCGCGCAAGGCCGGGACGTTTCTGGTTCCCGATGGCAAGGAGGATTGA